The stretch of DNA CCCGTGCCCGAATCCGGCAGGGTATCAGCAACATTTGATTATATCATCATTTTCGGAAACCTGAACCTTGACATGGCCGGGGCCAAGGCCGCAGGCCGCCGCCTTGGAGTCACCGCAGCAAAGCTTGCGGTAAGGATGCAGGAGGCCTTTGCGGGCTTCGCCGAAAATGAGATCAACACGGTTTTTTTGGCGCTGGGCGATTTTGACCAGGAGGAGCGCGCCGGTTTCAAGCGCTGCATGGAGGCCCTGTTCGCCTTTTTTTCAAAGCCCCATTCCCGTAAGGATGGGGCCGAACCCTTTGTTCTGGACGAAACCCGCTCTCCCGATCCCAACCTCGCCCTTTTGTTTTCCATCAACGCAGTTAAGGCGGAAGTCGCCGACGAATTGTCCAAAAAGGTGCGGGCCATGCTTTTAAAGGCTCCTCCCGGAGACCCGCTTGAACAGTATTTGGGTGTTTACGACGCAGTTTTCGCCTTCAAGAAATTACGGGATCAGCTTAAGCGCCCCCCCATAGAAATCAACCAGCCGCGCTGGCTTCTGGCCACAGGGCCGGGAGACGCCATCGATCCGGTCAGGGCAAGGATCACCAGGCTTCTCTGCGGCGTTCTGGGCAAGGGTTCGCCCATGACCGCCAAGACGATTTATGCCCTATCTGCCGACGACTACGGCAAGATCGACGCAGTTGAACTGGCCATCCGGGTGGGGCTTGTCGGAAACCTTCTGGAAGCCCTGGAAAGGGCCCTGCCCAAGGGGCCCGTGAGGGACGAGACCAGGAAGGAAATCCTGGTGAACCTGGAAGCCCGCCTGGGCCTTGCCGGGGATAAGGTTTACGACGAGATCGTTGTTTCCGGCAGCCTTATAAAAGTAAGGGGAGGCGAGCTTAAAAGCGAGGTCCGCCAGTCCGATCCGGCCCTTGTCGAGCTTGTGGAATTTTTCCAGCACCGCAGCCTTGTCAAGGAAAAGATTAGAACCATGCTGCAGTCGCCGGTTCGGTTCGACCCGGAGGATTATGAAGTAATAGCCAGGGATTTTTCCATAAGCGGGGATGATTCGGCCCGTCTTTTGGAGCTTTTGAAGGCGTCCTTCGATGACCGGGGCCATTTCGTCCGCAAGGCCTTCGAGAAGAACATACCGGTTTTCGTGAAGCACGGCGGAAAGGTCTTCGAGTTTCTCTGGCATTACCTGAAGGATCTGGTCCACCGCCAGGACAGGGTGGCGCTTTTAAACGCCCTCCAGGTTCTCATAGACCAGATGAAAAAGCGCCGGGAGGCTTTCATCGTCCTGATGGAGGATTTCATCAGAGACCCGGAAACCCTGGCCTATCACGACCGCAACGCCCTAATGCTTGCCAATCTCATGCTGAGGAAGTACAATAAGGAACTTCATAACGACATAGAAGTGACGCCTGAGGAGGTTCTCCTTGTTCAGGAGGGCCTTGCGCCCGAAATGACGGACTTCGCCGCAGAATGGATGGAGCAGGAGAAGGAGCGGCTCCTGATCAAGCTGCGCACCGTTCACCGGGCCCTGAAGGAAACCCTGGACTCCCCGGACCCGGTCAAGCCCTGGCCCATAAGGTACGCCCTGACCCTTGAAAGGGAGGCATACATCCTCCTTGCCCTGATCGGCGGCCCCATCACGGCGGCGGTCATAAAAAGCGCGCTCGCGGAATACGGCAATCCGGACGCGGAGATTTACTGGCTGAAGAAAAGCGAGCAGAATCTGACCGGGCTCGTGGGCATACTTCAGGCGCTTGTAAGAACCGCCTGCCGCCACGGCGACAACGCCGACCTGGACGTCCTGCGCCGGATAGAACGCAGTGAAAATCAATATCTGGGCCTCAAGAGGGATCAGCGCCACGCAGACTCCATCCGTCGCCTCATGCAATGGGTGGACAAGGCCTGCGAACTGGCCGCCGACTCCGGCGACTCGGAAGAGGCTTTCCGTTTCTGACAGTTTGACGAATGCAAATTTTATGGTGAAAAAAAATTCGATAACGGTGGTTCCCGCCCCGGAATCGCCGTCTGAAGCAATATCCGCCGCAACTCTTATCCTGGTCAGGGAAAAAAACGGCGGCATGGAAACCTATCTCATGCGGCGCCGGAGCAGAAAGGGCGCTTTTGCAGGGGCTTTCGTCTTCCCCGGCGGGGTGGTGGAGCCTTCCGACTCGGACCCCGGACTTCTCGCCCGCACCAGAAAGCCCAGGGGCTCGAATGATTTCGATTCAGCGCTCTTTATGGCGGCCATACGCGAGACCTTCGAGGAATCAGGCGTGCTTTTCGCGGACTGCGGGAACGACGGGGCTTTTCTGCACAGGGCCGACGTGGCCAGGGGGCGGATGAGCTTTCCGGACCTGGCCGGGGCATACGATCTTAGCATTCGGGCGGACGAATTGTCCCCCTTTGGCCGCTGGGTGACACCCCTTTCCGAACCCAGGCGCTTCGACGCCCGGTTTTTCGCGGCCCGAATGCCCAAGGGCCAGGAGCCTGTTCCCGACGGTGACGAACTTGTGGAAGGGCTGTGGATATCACCCGCCGAGGCCCTTTCACGGCAGGCGGAAGGCGGGCTTCCGCTTTTCCCGCCCACCCTCTTCACCCTGTGGGAAATCGGGCAAAGTCCATCCTTTGAATCCCTGGCCGAAAAGGCCGTCGGGAACGACCTGGGGCCGGTTCTGCCCCAGCCGTTTTATTCCGGAGATTCCATGGGCGTGCTTCTTCCCCACGATCCCGAATACGGCATAGACGATTTCCGGCAAGAGGCCCGGCCCGGAAAACCCTCCCGCGTGGTGGCCCGTCGGGGCGTGTGGGAGCTTTTGTAACATTGTTCCGAAAGAGTAACGGATGGGAGCCAGGCATTTTATAATGACCCAGGACGAAGACGGCGCTTTCGCCTTCAAGGGGGAGCTTACCATCCACGATCTCGATTACTTCAAGGACATCCTGGAAACGGCAGGCGCCCGCGTCAAGACCCTCACTCTTTCCTTTGCCGAGGTGGAGTTCGCGGATACCGCTTCCATCCAGTTTCTTACGGCCTTCAGACGGCACCTGGGCAAGAGGGTCGAATGGAAAATAAAGGCCCTGTCGCCTGAAATGGAAAAACTCCTTTCCCTGTGCGGGGTAAAGGACATGGTTGTTTCATGACTTGATTTTTTTCGGTTTTCGGATACTTGTATTTATTAAGCCTTCCCGTTTCAATTCTTGATGAGTTCGCAAAACGCCGTGACCCGCAGCCATAAGGAGTCCTGGCCGCAGCTTGCGTGTCAGGCCCTGGTGGAGGGCAAATTTGTAAAGGCATCGATTCTTGCCTGTCCAATCATCTCAAGGGGGGGGAGCGTCCGGTATCCAACAAATCTGGCGCGGGATAAAATGTCAAAACACATCATGGTCGTTGATGATTCGCCCACCATCCGTTCTTCCGTGGCGTTCTGCTTAAGGAATGCCGGCTACGAGGTCGACGAGGCCAAGGACGGCATGGAGGCCCTGGAGCGCCTGGAGACCCTGAGGCAGGAAGGCGTGGCCCTGGCGCTTATTCTGACGGACATAAACATGCCCCGCATGGATGGAATAACATTTATCGGCAGGGTGAAAAACACCCCTTTCCGTTTTCTGCCCATACTGGTCCTGTCCACCGAGGGCGAACAGGCCATGATAGAAAAGGGAAAAAAGGTCGGGGCTTCCGGGTGGCTCATCAAGCCTTTCAATCCCGAACAGCTCTTGTGGGCCATACGAAAACTAATTTATACGAAATGATAGGCGGACGTCCAAAAGCGCGAACTTAAGTGTCAGACTTCACGGCGCGGGTCGTCATGTACGAAAAGTGCTATTCCTCCCCGCGCCGCTCGTCTTCCTTGCCTTTCATCGCTTTTGATCGGCCTGGTCGTTGCGTGGGCGAAAAGAAAAGCCGGACAGGCAAGTGTGTAGGGAAGAAAGTGGAAAAGGCGGCTTGTTTGGCTGGTTGGGTTGACTTGATTTTATAAGGATGGCGGCTATAGCGGTTTTTGCTGGCGGTGGAGCGTGATGAACGAGCAGGACGAAACCTTGCAGATTTTCTTCGCCGAAACCGAAGACCTTCTGCGCATGGCGGAGGAAAGCCTTTTGAGGCTCGAAGCCGCGCCCCAGCCGGGCGGGGACGTGGAAGAGCTGTTCCGGGCCATCCACACCCTTAAAAGCGGCTCGGCCATGGT from Deltaproteobacteria bacterium encodes:
- a CDS encoding response regulator; this encodes MSKHIMVVDDSPTIRSSVAFCLRNAGYEVDEAKDGMEALERLETLRQEGVALALILTDINMPRMDGITFIGRVKNTPFRFLPILVLSTEGEQAMIEKGKKVGASGWLIKPFNPEQLLWAIRKLIYTK
- a CDS encoding STAS domain-containing protein, which codes for MTQDEDGAFAFKGELTIHDLDYFKDILETAGARVKTLTLSFAEVEFADTASIQFLTAFRRHLGKRVEWKIKALSPEMEKLLSLCGVKDMVVS
- a CDS encoding NUDIX domain-containing protein, translating into MVKKNSITVVPAPESPSEAISAATLILVREKNGGMETYLMRRRSRKGAFAGAFVFPGGVVEPSDSDPGLLARTRKPRGSNDFDSALFMAAIRETFEESGVLFADCGNDGAFLHRADVARGRMSFPDLAGAYDLSIRADELSPFGRWVTPLSEPRRFDARFFAARMPKGQEPVPDGDELVEGLWISPAEALSRQAEGGLPLFPPTLFTLWEIGQSPSFESLAEKAVGNDLGPVLPQPFYSGDSMGVLLPHDPEYGIDDFRQEARPGKPSRVVARRGVWELL